From Spartobacteria bacterium, a single genomic window includes:
- a CDS encoding DUF362 domain-containing protein, with amino-acid sequence MVNTVVVAHKTQAAYPEKEPFHPEGGYPEYPFSQELTQERNDVYAMVRDVFREMELDAGYFGTPQWNPLGTFIKPGMTVVLKPNLVQDRHYRGGDMDCLITHGSMVRAVMDYVYIALHGSGKVIMGDAPVLSTVFDKAVEKAHLNEVIAFYKEQKLPGFEVFDFRKVVGRLDDRFHVTGWDECRGDPHGTVQFDLGSDSMLEPIAKYAKLFRLPHYRVGDTEQYHSSSYNKFVVARSVIDAQVVINMPKMKTHCKAGMTGALKNFVGMVAVRHCYTNYRKGSPEHHGDEYPYPSTIKTISDAIERKVDGLQAGPTRSLLTLAHRVNERIRNMLGIDGIRDGAWSGNDTVWRAIVDLVRIARYGKTDGTMSSDPQRILFTIMDGIIAGEGEGPLESQSIHANCLIAGVDPIAVDAVTSKLMGFDFRKVPVIKNGAELTTWPLLDGKLDEITCRVNGSETNINNVNGILECGPFKPARGWIGRIEEERR; translated from the coding sequence ATGGTGAATACAGTTGTTGTCGCACATAAAACACAGGCCGCCTACCCGGAAAAAGAACCTTTTCATCCGGAAGGAGGCTATCCCGAATATCCCTTTTCACAGGAATTAACGCAGGAACGAAATGACGTTTATGCGATGGTGCGCGATGTTTTTCGCGAAATGGAACTGGATGCCGGATACTTCGGAACACCGCAGTGGAATCCGCTGGGAACCTTTATTAAACCGGGGATGACCGTGGTGTTAAAACCCAACCTGGTGCAGGATCGACATTATCGAGGCGGCGATATGGACTGTTTAATCACACATGGTTCTATGGTGCGTGCCGTCATGGACTATGTGTATATCGCGCTGCACGGATCGGGAAAAGTCATCATGGGCGATGCACCGGTGCTCAGCACGGTGTTTGATAAAGCGGTGGAAAAGGCCCATCTGAATGAAGTCATTGCCTTCTATAAAGAACAGAAGCTGCCGGGTTTCGAGGTCTTTGATTTCCGCAAAGTGGTGGGACGTCTGGATGATCGGTTTCATGTGACCGGCTGGGACGAATGCAGGGGCGACCCCCATGGCACGGTGCAGTTTGACCTGGGCAGCGACAGCATGCTCGAACCCATTGCTAAGTATGCAAAACTGTTCCGTCTGCCTCATTACCGGGTGGGTGATACGGAGCAATATCACAGCAGCTCTTATAATAAATTTGTCGTCGCCCGATCAGTTATTGATGCGCAGGTGGTCATCAATATGCCCAAAATGAAAACCCACTGCAAGGCGGGCATGACCGGTGCACTCAAAAACTTCGTGGGTATGGTGGCCGTGCGACATTGCTATACGAACTATCGCAAAGGTAGTCCGGAACATCATGGTGATGAATACCCCTACCCCAGCACCATCAAAACCATCAGCGATGCCATCGAACGCAAGGTGGATGGATTACAGGCGGGGCCGACCCGCAGCCTGCTGACACTGGCGCACCGAGTTAATGAACGTATTCGCAACATGCTGGGCATCGATGGAATACGCGACGGAGCCTGGTCCGGAAACGATACGGTGTGGCGTGCCATTGTGGATCTGGTCCGCATTGCGCGATATGGTAAAACGGATGGAACCATGAGCAGCGACCCGCAACGGATCCTGTTTACTATCATGGACGGAATCATTGCCGGCGAGGGCGAAGGCCCGCTGGAATCGCAATCCATACACGCCAACTGTCTGATCGCGGGAGTCGACCCCATTGCCGTTGATGCTGTGACATCGAAGCTTATGGGCTTCGACTTTCGCAAGGTTCCTGTAATCAAAAACGGAGCAGAGTTAACCACCTGGCCGCTGCTCGACGGGAAGCTTGACGAAATAACCTGCAGAGTAAACGGCAGCGAAACCAATATAAACAACGTGAACGGCATACTGGAATGCGGCCCGTTCAAACCGGCTCGGGGCTGGATTGGACGGATCGAAGAGGAAAGGCGCTGA
- the aroQ gene encoding type II 3-dehydroquinate dehydratase: MNILVIHGPNLNLLGLREPDKYGIVGLDEVNQLVRDEADLLEISVECFQSNIEGNIVTAIHKAMGRISGIIINAAAYTHTSIAIRDAIAAVQIPTIEVHLTQTAARESFRHVSMIAPVCIGSISGFGADSYVLALRGMYNYLNIKE; encoded by the coding sequence ATGAATATACTGGTGATACACGGACCTAATTTAAATTTACTGGGGCTGCGCGAGCCCGATAAATACGGAATTGTCGGACTGGATGAAGTAAATCAGCTGGTGCGCGATGAGGCGGATCTTCTCGAAATCAGCGTAGAATGCTTTCAGTCAAACATCGAAGGAAATATCGTCACGGCCATTCATAAAGCCATGGGCCGTATCAGCGGAATTATTATTAATGCTGCGGCCTATACACATACAAGTATTGCCATCCGTGATGCCATTGCGGCAGTTCAGATACCAACGATTGAAGTGCATTTGACGCAGACTGCCGCCCGCGAATCCTTTCGTCACGTCAGCATGATTGCACCGGTTTGTATAGGAAGCATTTCCGGGTTTGGTGCCGACAGCTACGTACTGGCTCTTCGCGGAATGTATAACTATTTAAATATAAAAGAATAA
- the accB gene encoding acetyl-CoA carboxylase biotin carboxyl carrier protein, whose protein sequence is MEYREIKKLVDLIDEKDFSEFELETEAFRVSIKKGGQQPTMMPTAIAAAPAASLPVAEPVEAVEESGEVVKCPIVGTFYRSPSPESDVFVKVGSPVEEDTVVCIVEAMKVMNEIKAEVCGVVKKILVDNATPVEYGQPLFLIETK, encoded by the coding sequence ATGGAATATCGTGAAATTAAGAAACTAGTTGATCTCATTGATGAAAAAGATTTTTCTGAATTTGAACTGGAGACAGAAGCGTTTCGGGTGAGCATCAAAAAAGGTGGACAGCAGCCGACGATGATGCCAACCGCCATCGCCGCCGCTCCCGCCGCATCACTGCCCGTGGCCGAACCGGTCGAGGCCGTCGAAGAAAGCGGAGAAGTGGTAAAATGCCCCATTGTCGGAACATTTTATCGTTCCCCTTCACCAGAATCTGATGTTTTTGTAAAAGTGGGCAGTCCGGTCGAAGAAGATACCGTGGTCTGTATTGTCGAAGCGATGAAAGTAATGAATGAAATCAAAGCGGAAGTCTGCGGTGTCGTCAAAAAAATATTAGTCGACAACGCTACACCTGTGGAATACGGGCAGCCGCTGTTTCTTATTGAAACAAAATAA
- the accC gene encoding acetyl-CoA carboxylase biotin carboxylase subunit: MMFQRILIANRGEIAVRIIRACKELGISTVAIYSQADEHSLHVQLADDAICVGPAPAAESYLKISNIISAAEVADVDAIHPGYGFMSENAHFAEICENCNITFIGPSPDNIRRMGDKAMARETMRSAGVPVTPGSEGVVATKDEALRLAQDIGYPVLVKAVSGGGGKGMRVAHNAVSLVQAFMTAASEAERAFGDSTLYLEKYIESARHIEVQLIGDKHGHAIHLGERDCSIQRRHQKMIEEARCPALNDDVRDKMFEAALLAAHAVKYSSVGTVEFLYDENEKNAYFMEMNTRVQVEHPVTEEITGVDIIKEQIKVAAGHELSFKQEDIQFNGHAIELRINAEDPYNNFAPSPGVINWIHFPGGKGVRVDTHVYPGYMVSPYYDSMIGKLIVHGHNRESAIQRMASAIDEFMIEGVCTTVPLAQTLIADPRFKQGKYNTHFLDKFLREGYLVQR; this comes from the coding sequence ATTATGTTTCAACGAATACTTATCGCGAACCGAGGCGAGATTGCGGTGCGTATTATACGTGCCTGTAAAGAATTAGGAATAAGTACCGTCGCTATTTACTCGCAGGCGGACGAACATTCGCTTCATGTACAGCTGGCCGACGATGCCATATGCGTAGGACCGGCACCGGCCGCCGAAAGCTATCTGAAGATTTCCAATATCATCAGTGCCGCTGAAGTGGCTGACGTAGATGCCATTCACCCCGGCTACGGATTCATGTCTGAAAATGCGCACTTTGCGGAGATCTGCGAAAACTGCAATATCACCTTTATAGGCCCCTCGCCCGACAACATCCGGCGTATGGGAGATAAGGCCATGGCGCGTGAAACCATGCGCTCCGCCGGCGTTCCTGTAACCCCCGGAAGTGAAGGAGTCGTCGCCACCAAAGATGAAGCCTTGCGGCTTGCGCAGGATATTGGGTATCCCGTCCTGGTCAAAGCCGTCTCAGGCGGCGGCGGCAAAGGCATGCGGGTGGCTCATAATGCGGTCAGCCTGGTGCAGGCATTTATGACGGCGGCAAGTGAAGCAGAACGCGCCTTCGGCGATTCGACGCTCTATTTGGAAAAATATATCGAAAGTGCACGCCACATCGAAGTGCAGCTCATCGGTGATAAACACGGTCACGCCATTCACCTGGGAGAACGCGACTGCAGTATCCAGCGGCGACATCAGAAAATGATCGAAGAAGCGCGCTGCCCGGCCCTGAATGATGATGTGCGAGACAAAATGTTTGAAGCCGCCCTGCTGGCCGCCCATGCGGTGAAATACTCCAGTGTGGGAACGGTTGAATTTCTTTATGATGAAAACGAAAAAAACGCGTATTTCATGGAAATGAATACGCGCGTTCAAGTGGAGCACCCCGTAACGGAAGAAATCACAGGCGTTGACATCATCAAAGAGCAGATCAAAGTGGCCGCCGGTCATGAATTAAGCTTCAAACAAGAAGATATTCAATTCAACGGACATGCCATCGAGCTGCGCATCAATGCGGAAGATCCCTATAACAATTTCGCTCCGTCCCCGGGTGTGATTAACTGGATTCACTTTCCGGGCGGGAAAGGAGTCCGGGTAGATACCCATGTATATCCCGGCTACATGGTGTCTCCCTATTATGACAGCATGATCGGCAAACTGATCGTGCATGGCCATAACAGAGAGTCGGCCATTCAGCGTATGGCGAGTGCCATTGATGAGTTTATGATTGAAGGTGTCTGCACGACCGTGCCTCTGGCACAGACGTTGATCGCCGACCCCCGTTTCAAACAGGGCAAATACAACACCCATTTCCTCGATAAGTTCCTTCGGGAAGGTTATTTAGTTCAACGATAA
- the amaP gene encoding alkaline shock response membrane anchor protein AmaP: MRVIHTLVRWFFYALLLAEAAFAVYATMFDQPRWSQLLQLAKDEWFLAFFGGLVVLLLMLIYVLTFTRKKVPSKNISFDGPNGRVTISVKAVRDFVQRVSAEFSELVSVQPTLEYEGKGLHIDLEVRVIDGTSLPELSQALQERVIERLNEQLGLKSVKSVKVNVREIVDRPPVYTKTEGETSL; this comes from the coding sequence ATGAGAGTTATACATACATTGGTTCGTTGGTTTTTTTATGCATTACTGCTGGCCGAAGCGGCTTTCGCAGTGTACGCCACGATGTTTGATCAGCCGCGGTGGAGTCAGTTATTGCAACTGGCAAAAGATGAGTGGTTTTTAGCCTTTTTTGGAGGGCTGGTTGTTCTGCTGCTCATGTTGATTTATGTACTGACCTTTACGCGCAAAAAAGTGCCGTCAAAGAATATATCCTTTGATGGCCCCAACGGCAGAGTGACCATTAGTGTCAAAGCCGTACGAGACTTCGTACAGCGCGTTTCTGCTGAATTTTCTGAACTGGTCAGCGTGCAGCCGACACTGGAATACGAAGGCAAAGGCCTGCATATCGATTTGGAAGTGCGGGTTATCGACGGAACAAGCCTGCCTGAACTGAGCCAGGCGCTTCAGGAACGGGTTATCGAGCGGCTGAACGAACAGCTGGGGCTGAAATCGGTTAAATCGGTGAAGGTCAATGTACGTGAAATCGTAGACCGCCCGCCCGTGTATACCAAGACCGAAGGGGAAACCTCTCTTTAA
- a CDS encoding sugar kinase, giving the protein MTENDIQVAVVGSIGIDTVETPKDKRVDILGGSSSFAAVAAAWFANVGLVGVVGTDFTDQYMDIYRNAGVDLAGLQVKEGQTFRWSGVYENNMNKRRTLSTELNVFQSFMPELPEAYKTAPFLFLGNISPDLQLHVLNQMKGDVFSLVDTMDLWINTARKDLDEVVKRVDMLTLNDAEARQYTGEDNIIKAAKMMLERGPAHVLIKKGEHGSILFSKEDTFLMSAFPIESLVDPTGAGDTFAGALIGALARSGSVSHETLREAIMYGNIIASFVVEDFSLNRLITLDMDQIEERASLFCDMICI; this is encoded by the coding sequence ATGACAGAAAATGATATTCAAGTCGCAGTGGTCGGCTCTATCGGCATCGATACCGTCGAAACACCAAAAGATAAGCGAGTAGATATTCTTGGCGGATCTTCCAGCTTTGCGGCCGTAGCCGCTGCTTGGTTTGCCAATGTGGGACTGGTGGGTGTGGTCGGCACCGATTTCACAGACCAGTATATGGATATCTATCGCAACGCAGGCGTTGACCTCGCCGGATTGCAGGTAAAAGAAGGCCAGACCTTCCGCTGGTCGGGCGTATACGAAAACAATATGAACAAACGCCGCACATTGAGCACGGAACTTAATGTATTCCAATCGTTTATGCCGGAACTGCCTGAAGCGTATAAAACCGCGCCGTTTCTGTTTTTGGGCAATATTTCACCCGATTTGCAGTTGCACGTGCTGAATCAGATGAAAGGAGATGTGTTTTCGCTGGTGGACACCATGGATCTGTGGATCAACACCGCCCGCAAAGACCTGGATGAGGTGGTCAAACGTGTCGACATGCTCACGCTTAACGATGCCGAAGCCCGCCAATATACCGGCGAAGATAATATCATTAAGGCAGCAAAAATGATGCTGGAGCGCGGACCAGCACACGTTCTGATCAAAAAAGGTGAACACGGCAGCATCCTGTTCTCCAAGGAAGACACCTTCCTGATGTCGGCCTTCCCCATTGAATCACTGGTCGACCCAACCGGTGCCGGAGATACATTTGCCGGCGCACTGATCGGCGCACTGGCCCGATCCGGTTCTGTTTCGCATGAAACGCTGCGCGAAGCGATTATGTATGGCAATATTATTGCCTCTTTTGTTGTAGAGGACTTCAGTCTGAATCGGCTCATCACGCTGGATATGGATCAGATTGAAGAACGGGCAAGCCTTTTCTGCGATATGATCTGCATTTAA
- a CDS encoding 3-deoxy-D-manno-octulosonic acid transferase: protein MMNKTMLRLVYNTLFPLCFLCLVPRFLMRMKRRGGYKKDFGQRFGLYRPDVLQHLTQQQNSIWIQAVSVGEIFIALEFIDTYRKACPDAHFVLSTNTSTAYAIGKKRVSSQDAIIYFPLDMSLIIRKVFRIIRPAAIILVECELWPNLINLAAQKHIPTMLLNGRMSDHSFRGYRKLHWFTRALLQDVQLLLVQTRADAQRFIELGASPERLHITGSAKYDVIKRDVPGEQRTESALKQMGWSPQTRILLGGSTWDGEETILAEIYVELKQTYPDLLLVLIPRHAERRNAVCAVLDELHLKVLRRTDMTETSTHERPDVLLVDTTGEMKNFFSCADIIFIGKSLTQNGGQNIIEPAFYGKTVIVGPNMQNFPGVMIDFLVAKAVVQVQNRQELKQQFLHFMENPESGKALGRNAAALVEKKSGSLKKSAACIAQHITLPTPGV, encoded by the coding sequence ATGATGAATAAAACGATGCTCCGGCTGGTTTACAACACCCTTTTCCCTTTGTGTTTTTTATGTCTTGTGCCGCGCTTTCTGATGAGAATGAAACGGCGCGGCGGCTATAAAAAAGACTTCGGTCAACGCTTCGGGTTATATCGGCCTGATGTATTGCAGCACCTGACACAGCAACAGAACAGTATCTGGATTCAGGCCGTCAGTGTAGGCGAAATATTTATTGCACTTGAATTCATCGACACCTACCGGAAGGCCTGCCCTGACGCGCACTTCGTTTTATCCACGAATACATCAACAGCCTATGCCATCGGCAAAAAAAGGGTTTCTTCCCAAGATGCCATTATTTATTTTCCGCTAGATATGTCCCTGATCATACGTAAGGTTTTTCGAATCATCAGGCCGGCGGCAATCATTCTCGTTGAATGCGAATTATGGCCCAACCTTATTAATCTCGCCGCACAAAAACATATCCCCACCATGTTATTGAACGGGAGAATGTCGGATCACTCGTTCAGAGGCTACCGAAAATTGCACTGGTTTACCCGGGCTCTCCTGCAGGATGTTCAGCTCCTGCTGGTTCAGACCCGCGCCGACGCACAACGATTCATTGAACTCGGCGCATCGCCGGAACGCCTTCATATTACCGGTTCAGCTAAATACGATGTAATCAAACGGGATGTGCCGGGAGAACAGCGTACAGAATCTGCACTGAAACAGATGGGCTGGTCGCCGCAAACCCGCATACTGCTGGGCGGCTCCACGTGGGATGGCGAAGAAACGATTCTTGCAGAAATCTATGTTGAATTAAAACAAACCTATCCCGACCTGTTGCTGGTGCTCATTCCGCGTCATGCAGAACGTCGGAACGCCGTGTGCGCGGTTCTGGATGAACTCCATTTAAAAGTGCTGCGACGTACCGATATGACCGAAACATCGACGCATGAGCGCCCTGATGTACTGCTTGTGGATACCACCGGCGAGATGAAAAACTTCTTTTCCTGCGCTGATATCATTTTTATTGGCAAGAGCTTAACGCAGAATGGCGGACAAAATATCATTGAACCGGCGTTCTATGGAAAAACGGTTATCGTCGGACCGAATATGCAGAATTTCCCCGGTGTTATGATCGATTTCCTTGTGGCAAAAGCAGTCGTACAAGTGCAGAACAGACAGGAGCTGAAACAGCAATTTCTTCATTTTATGGAAAATCCGGAATCGGGCAAAGCACTGGGACGCAATGCGGCTGCCCTCGTGGAAAAGAAATCGGGTTCCTTGAAAAAATCTGCCGCATGTATTGCTCAACATATCACTTTGCCTACCCCCGGTGTGTAA
- a CDS encoding patatin family protein has product MNHSISLILEGGGLRGIYSAGILECLMDAHIQFPAVYGVSMGACNAANFISGQAKRNRCVSIDYVNDPRYLSFRRLFSHGELFGMDFIFDTLPNKLNLFDYDAFFKNPARFVIGTTDIVTGKAIYYEKNNQSDILRILQASSSLPMISKPVHHDGRLLMDGGLADAIPLAKSIEDGNTKHVIILTRPASYRKEKTRVATFMPLLYHRYPGLCHCLKTRHIRYNKTLDDIAAREQADEVFVFRPETALRPRRIERNQELLHEAYDIGYQQAKKALPLLLEFLK; this is encoded by the coding sequence ATGAATCATTCCATATCGCTTATTCTTGAGGGCGGAGGATTGCGAGGCATCTATTCCGCAGGCATTCTTGAATGTCTAATGGATGCGCATATCCAGTTTCCTGCAGTTTACGGCGTGTCTATGGGCGCCTGCAATGCCGCCAATTTTATTTCGGGGCAAGCAAAACGAAATCGCTGCGTCAGCATTGATTATGTCAATGATCCGCGCTACCTGAGCTTTCGGCGTCTGTTCTCTCACGGGGAGCTTTTCGGCATGGATTTCATTTTCGATACATTGCCTAATAAACTGAATCTTTTCGATTATGATGCTTTTTTCAAGAATCCAGCACGATTTGTTATCGGAACCACGGACATCGTTACCGGTAAAGCCATCTATTACGAAAAAAACAATCAATCTGATATCCTTCGCATTCTACAGGCATCCAGCAGCTTACCGATGATTTCAAAACCTGTTCATCACGATGGACGCCTCCTCATGGATGGAGGGCTGGCTGATGCCATTCCCCTTGCTAAAAGCATCGAAGACGGGAATACCAAACACGTCATTATTCTCACCCGCCCCGCATCCTACCGAAAAGAAAAAACGCGCGTTGCCACTTTTATGCCGCTTCTCTACCATCGCTATCCCGGCTTATGCCACTGCCTTAAAACACGACATATACGCTACAATAAAACACTGGATGATATCGCAGCCCGCGAACAAGCCGACGAGGTATTTGTATTCCGCCCTGAAACTGCTTTACGTCCGCGGCGAATAGAACGCAATCAAGAGCTGCTCCATGAAGCGTATGACATCGGCTATCAGCAGGCTAAAAAAGCACTCCCGCTACTACTGGAATTCCTCAAATAA
- a CDS encoding alpha/beta hydrolase → MSTVHVNGIDMFYQKEGKGIPLVCLPGLASTHEVWGAMVPGLRSAYQLIRFDPRGIGRTTSPKEPYSIEQMAADVIGLMDALEIDSAVLMGHSMGTAVALSMASQYPARVLKLVLCNPFSFLRAGALFPFQTNAQLWRNGLSQGALFQIIMPWLFSDSLLANRALVDDMVSFAASQKPVQALYAFENQIAALMHCDVRSALSKVHQSVLLLAGTKDLLVPAGYVRALAERLSDARLVSIISAHMMIVEQPEQIIGQVKAFI, encoded by the coding sequence TACATGTAAATGGAATTGATATGTTTTATCAAAAAGAAGGGAAGGGGATTCCACTTGTTTGCCTGCCCGGTCTGGCATCGACTCATGAAGTCTGGGGGGCGATGGTGCCCGGATTGAGATCCGCATATCAGCTGATTCGGTTTGATCCGCGCGGTATTGGCAGGACAACGTCGCCCAAAGAACCCTACAGCATTGAGCAGATGGCCGCAGATGTCATTGGACTTATGGACGCACTGGAGATTGATTCTGCTGTGCTAATGGGGCATTCCATGGGAACGGCGGTGGCCTTGTCAATGGCTTCACAGTACCCTGCACGAGTTTTAAAACTGGTGTTGTGTAATCCGTTTAGTTTCTTGCGTGCTGGTGCCTTGTTTCCTTTTCAGACCAACGCACAATTGTGGCGGAACGGCCTGTCGCAGGGGGCGTTATTTCAGATTATTATGCCTTGGTTATTCTCTGATTCTCTACTGGCAAATCGCGCGCTGGTGGATGATATGGTATCGTTTGCGGCGTCGCAGAAACCGGTACAGGCTTTGTATGCTTTTGAAAATCAGATTGCGGCTTTAATGCACTGTGATGTGCGCAGTGCGTTATCAAAAGTACATCAATCGGTCCTTTTATTGGCAGGGACAAAGGATCTGTTAGTCCCTGCGGGATATGTGAGAGCCTTGGCAGAACGGTTATCGGATGCCCGTTTGGTGTCCATCATATCGGCTCATATGATGATTGTGGAGCAGCCAGAACAGATTATCGGGCAGGTTAAGGCGTTTATTTGA